One Salmo salar chromosome ssa01, Ssal_v3.1, whole genome shotgun sequence DNA window includes the following coding sequences:
- the LOC106594936 gene encoding nucleolar and spindle-associated protein 1 isoform X2 yields MELDSMKYAELRSLAKEVGFKTSKLKADKLLKALKEHFQQQQQQPPQEDVAVDGDETGIAAHDDINSTQEVNNSSQDDDDEPFLKHPAREFVTKRRGRGRPKKRKEPEDEEQMFEKLVEPRISQGSVKRRKTSAAKDSGVAAPVQESQKTNVQTQPEPGHKDAAPAVTFEEGEGQEVVKPVGKIPRHEGLLKRTKSMLKPTTPNFRKLHEAHFKRMESIDSYVERKTKQVDLFRSSVKELKVLSDKTLSKSTEGKPPAISTPSCASLFSPASQRPATDKRRQTRFSAIKCATDKSRFSAGKPATDKHRPTRVSGTNPSQDTVVPFRPTVLSTCRINVRFSQATRDNEHKRSMVKTPARPSTRVELVTPGKETKVVGKRDVNKPSVLSSTKTPGTAFVFNANTSVLSNTPGTNKANFDLKASLSKPLTYKPHRGKLKPYGETKENTADQSQIVPSHQKNYKQHPVQTREERRTKQTEDRKQKKVNMLGARRGLVMT; encoded by the exons ATGGAATTGGATTCAATGAAGTATGCCGAATTGCGCAGTCTTGCGAAGGAGGTTGGATTCAAAACCTCAAAACTGAAG GCTGATAAACTTCTGAAGGCGCTAAAGGAGCACttccagcagcagcaacaacaaccacCGCAGGAAGATGTTGCAGTGGAC GGAGATGAGACTGGCATTGCTGCACATGATGACATCAACTCAACCCAGGAAGTCAACAATTCATcacaggatgatgatgatgagcctTTCCTAAAACATCCAGCTCGGGAGTTTGTTACCAAACGTCGCGGTAGAGGGCGACCGAAGAAGAGGAAGGAGCCTGAAGATGAGGAACAG ATGTTTGAGAAGCTGGTTGAACCCAGAATCAGCCAAGGGAGTGTTAAGAGAAGGAAAACGTCTGCCGCTAAGGATTCTGGGGTGGCAGCACCAGTGCAGGAGTCACAGAAAACCAATGTTCAGACACAGCCTGAACCTGGCCACAAAGATGCAGCCCCAGCAGTGACGTTTGAGGAAG gagagggacaggaggtgGTGAAGCCAGTAGGAAAGATCCCTCGCCATGAGGGGCTCCTGAAGAGGACTAAGTCGATGCTGAAGCCTACGACACCAA ACTTCAGAAAGCTCCACGAGGCACATTTCAAGAGGATGGAGTCAATTGATTCATATGTGGAAAGGAAGACCAAGCAAGTTGATTTGTTCCGAAGTTCAGTGAAGGAACTGAAG GTTCTCTCCGATAAGACTCTTTCTAAATCGACTGAAGGAAAACCTCCAGCA ATCTCAACCCCGAGCTGTGCCTCCCTATTCAGCCCAGCATCCCAGAGACCTGCCACAGACAAACGCAGACAGACCCGGTTCTCAGCCATCAAATGTGCCACTGATAAAAGTAGATTCTCGGCCGGTAAGCCAGCTACAGACAAGCACAGACCGACCCGGGTCTCTGGCACCAACCCCTCTCAGGACACCGTTGTTCCATTCAGACCTACAGTCCTGTCCACTTGCAGGATCAATGTTCG GTTCTCTCAGGCTACTCGGGATAATGAGCACAAGAGGTCCATGGTCAAGACACCAGCACGCCCGTCAACCCGTGTGGAACTCGTCACTCCTGGGAAAGAGACTAAAGTTGTCGGGAAACGTGACGTCAACAAGCCTTCTGTTCTCTCTAGCACCAAGACGCCAG GAACAGCGTTTGTGTTTAATGCAAACACCAGTGTTCTTTCTAACACTCCTGGAACCAACAAGGCTAACTTTGATCTGAAGGCCAGTCTCTCTAAGCCTCTCACCTACAAGCCTCACAGGG GGAAGCTGAAGCCTTATGGAGAGACCAAGGAGAACACAGCTGACCAGTCTCAGATTGTTCCTTCACACCAGAAGAACTACAAACAGCACCCGGTTCAGACAAG ggaggaaaggaggacaaaacagactgaagacaggaaGCAGAAGAAAGTGAATATGCTTGGAGCCAGACGAGGCCTCGTCATGACCTAA
- the LOC106594936 gene encoding nucleolar and spindle-associated protein 1 isoform X3: MELDSMKYAELRSLAKEVGFKTSKLKADKLLKALKEHFQQQQQQPPQEDVAVDQGDETGIAAHDDINSTQEVNNSSQDDDDEPFLKHPAREFVTKRRGRGRPKKRKEPEDEEQMFEKLVEPRISQGSVKRRKTSAAKDSGVAAPVQESQKTNVQTQPEPGHKDAAPAVTFEEGEGQEVVKPVGKIPRHEGLLKRTKSMLKPTTPNFRKLHEAHFKRMESIDSYVERKTKQVDLFRSSVKELKVLSDKTLSKSTEGKPPAISTPSCASLFSPASQRPATDKRRQTRFSAIKCATDKSRFSAGKPATDKHRPTRVSGTNPSQDTVVPFRPTVLSTCRINVRFSQATRDNEHKRSMVKTPARPSTRVELVTPGKETKVVGKRDVNKPSVLSSTKTPAFVFNANTSVLSNTPGTNKANFDLKASLSKPLTYKPHRGKLKPYGETKENTADQSQIVPSHQKNYKQHPVQTREERRTKQTEDRKQKKVNMLGARRGLVMT, from the exons ATGGAATTGGATTCAATGAAGTATGCCGAATTGCGCAGTCTTGCGAAGGAGGTTGGATTCAAAACCTCAAAACTGAAG GCTGATAAACTTCTGAAGGCGCTAAAGGAGCACttccagcagcagcaacaacaaccacCGCAGGAAGATGTTGCAGTGGAC CAGGGAGATGAGACTGGCATTGCTGCACATGATGACATCAACTCAACCCAGGAAGTCAACAATTCATcacaggatgatgatgatgagcctTTCCTAAAACATCCAGCTCGGGAGTTTGTTACCAAACGTCGCGGTAGAGGGCGACCGAAGAAGAGGAAGGAGCCTGAAGATGAGGAACAG ATGTTTGAGAAGCTGGTTGAACCCAGAATCAGCCAAGGGAGTGTTAAGAGAAGGAAAACGTCTGCCGCTAAGGATTCTGGGGTGGCAGCACCAGTGCAGGAGTCACAGAAAACCAATGTTCAGACACAGCCTGAACCTGGCCACAAAGATGCAGCCCCAGCAGTGACGTTTGAGGAAG gagagggacaggaggtgGTGAAGCCAGTAGGAAAGATCCCTCGCCATGAGGGGCTCCTGAAGAGGACTAAGTCGATGCTGAAGCCTACGACACCAA ACTTCAGAAAGCTCCACGAGGCACATTTCAAGAGGATGGAGTCAATTGATTCATATGTGGAAAGGAAGACCAAGCAAGTTGATTTGTTCCGAAGTTCAGTGAAGGAACTGAAG GTTCTCTCCGATAAGACTCTTTCTAAATCGACTGAAGGAAAACCTCCAGCA ATCTCAACCCCGAGCTGTGCCTCCCTATTCAGCCCAGCATCCCAGAGACCTGCCACAGACAAACGCAGACAGACCCGGTTCTCAGCCATCAAATGTGCCACTGATAAAAGTAGATTCTCGGCCGGTAAGCCAGCTACAGACAAGCACAGACCGACCCGGGTCTCTGGCACCAACCCCTCTCAGGACACCGTTGTTCCATTCAGACCTACAGTCCTGTCCACTTGCAGGATCAATGTTCG GTTCTCTCAGGCTACTCGGGATAATGAGCACAAGAGGTCCATGGTCAAGACACCAGCACGCCCGTCAACCCGTGTGGAACTCGTCACTCCTGGGAAAGAGACTAAAGTTGTCGGGAAACGTGACGTCAACAAGCCTTCTGTTCTCTCTAGCACCAAGACGCCAG CGTTTGTGTTTAATGCAAACACCAGTGTTCTTTCTAACACTCCTGGAACCAACAAGGCTAACTTTGATCTGAAGGCCAGTCTCTCTAAGCCTCTCACCTACAAGCCTCACAGGG GGAAGCTGAAGCCTTATGGAGAGACCAAGGAGAACACAGCTGACCAGTCTCAGATTGTTCCTTCACACCAGAAGAACTACAAACAGCACCCGGTTCAGACAAG ggaggaaaggaggacaaaacagactgaagacaggaaGCAGAAGAAAGTGAATATGCTTGGAGCCAGACGAGGCCTCGTCATGACCTAA
- the LOC106594936 gene encoding nucleolar and spindle-associated protein 1 isoform X1, whose product MELDSMKYAELRSLAKEVGFKTSKLKADKLLKALKEHFQQQQQQPPQEDVAVDQGDETGIAAHDDINSTQEVNNSSQDDDDEPFLKHPAREFVTKRRGRGRPKKRKEPEDEEQMFEKLVEPRISQGSVKRRKTSAAKDSGVAAPVQESQKTNVQTQPEPGHKDAAPAVTFEEGEGQEVVKPVGKIPRHEGLLKRTKSMLKPTTPNFRKLHEAHFKRMESIDSYVERKTKQVDLFRSSVKELKVLSDKTLSKSTEGKPPAISTPSCASLFSPASQRPATDKRRQTRFSAIKCATDKSRFSAGKPATDKHRPTRVSGTNPSQDTVVPFRPTVLSTCRINVRFSQATRDNEHKRSMVKTPARPSTRVELVTPGKETKVVGKRDVNKPSVLSSTKTPGTAFVFNANTSVLSNTPGTNKANFDLKASLSKPLTYKPHRGKLKPYGETKENTADQSQIVPSHQKNYKQHPVQTREERRTKQTEDRKQKKVNMLGARRGLVMT is encoded by the exons ATGGAATTGGATTCAATGAAGTATGCCGAATTGCGCAGTCTTGCGAAGGAGGTTGGATTCAAAACCTCAAAACTGAAG GCTGATAAACTTCTGAAGGCGCTAAAGGAGCACttccagcagcagcaacaacaaccacCGCAGGAAGATGTTGCAGTGGAC CAGGGAGATGAGACTGGCATTGCTGCACATGATGACATCAACTCAACCCAGGAAGTCAACAATTCATcacaggatgatgatgatgagcctTTCCTAAAACATCCAGCTCGGGAGTTTGTTACCAAACGTCGCGGTAGAGGGCGACCGAAGAAGAGGAAGGAGCCTGAAGATGAGGAACAG ATGTTTGAGAAGCTGGTTGAACCCAGAATCAGCCAAGGGAGTGTTAAGAGAAGGAAAACGTCTGCCGCTAAGGATTCTGGGGTGGCAGCACCAGTGCAGGAGTCACAGAAAACCAATGTTCAGACACAGCCTGAACCTGGCCACAAAGATGCAGCCCCAGCAGTGACGTTTGAGGAAG gagagggacaggaggtgGTGAAGCCAGTAGGAAAGATCCCTCGCCATGAGGGGCTCCTGAAGAGGACTAAGTCGATGCTGAAGCCTACGACACCAA ACTTCAGAAAGCTCCACGAGGCACATTTCAAGAGGATGGAGTCAATTGATTCATATGTGGAAAGGAAGACCAAGCAAGTTGATTTGTTCCGAAGTTCAGTGAAGGAACTGAAG GTTCTCTCCGATAAGACTCTTTCTAAATCGACTGAAGGAAAACCTCCAGCA ATCTCAACCCCGAGCTGTGCCTCCCTATTCAGCCCAGCATCCCAGAGACCTGCCACAGACAAACGCAGACAGACCCGGTTCTCAGCCATCAAATGTGCCACTGATAAAAGTAGATTCTCGGCCGGTAAGCCAGCTACAGACAAGCACAGACCGACCCGGGTCTCTGGCACCAACCCCTCTCAGGACACCGTTGTTCCATTCAGACCTACAGTCCTGTCCACTTGCAGGATCAATGTTCG GTTCTCTCAGGCTACTCGGGATAATGAGCACAAGAGGTCCATGGTCAAGACACCAGCACGCCCGTCAACCCGTGTGGAACTCGTCACTCCTGGGAAAGAGACTAAAGTTGTCGGGAAACGTGACGTCAACAAGCCTTCTGTTCTCTCTAGCACCAAGACGCCAG GAACAGCGTTTGTGTTTAATGCAAACACCAGTGTTCTTTCTAACACTCCTGGAACCAACAAGGCTAACTTTGATCTGAAGGCCAGTCTCTCTAAGCCTCTCACCTACAAGCCTCACAGGG GGAAGCTGAAGCCTTATGGAGAGACCAAGGAGAACACAGCTGACCAGTCTCAGATTGTTCCTTCACACCAGAAGAACTACAAACAGCACCCGGTTCAGACAAG ggaggaaaggaggacaaaacagactgaagacaggaaGCAGAAGAAAGTGAATATGCTTGGAGCCAGACGAGGCCTCGTCATGACCTAA
- the ndufaf1 gene encoding complex I intermediate-associated protein 30, mitochondrial — protein MAVSRATHFTPAVRFLGSCYKQRHLAPHLSVGWRAISGGEYKRPGQTQDNTPIWKKFDFDKGVEGIRKHFTLLKNEFLGRWTGPEGKPLIEHILEQTRVIWEFRGPESLEQWTVSSDQEIGGRSEAYLKLGRNNTTCLMYGTLCSAPPRDGETRYSGYCTMRSKPPMGSFDSKKHHDWSSFNTLHLRIRGDGRPWMINVGAETYFSHQKDDMYSYFLYTRGGPYWQDVKIPFSKFFLSSRGRIQDDQHPLWLDKVNTIGITLGDKADGPFQLEIDFVAVCNDRAHTEEFAYEVYKRNPEV, from the exons ATGGCAGTGTCAAGAGCTACACATTTCACCCCAGCAGTGAGATTTCTTGGATCCTGCTACAAACAGAGACACTTGGCTCCACACCTGTCTGTGGGATGGAGGGCTATCTCTGGAGGAGAGTACAAACGGCCAGGCCAGACACAGGACAACACCCCCATATGGAAGAAGTTTGATTTCGATAAAGGTGTGGAAGGGATACGAAAGCATTTTACCCTGCTGAAGAATGAGTTTCTGGGCCGCTGGACAGGGCCAGAGGGAAAGCCACTGATTGAACATATACTGGAACAGACCAGGGTGATCTGGGAGTTCAGAGGACCAGAGAGTCTGGAGCagtggacagtgtcttcagacCAAGAGATCGGCGGGAGGAGTGAAGCCTATCTGAAGCTAGGCAGGAACAACACTACATGTCTAATGTATGGGACCCTCTGTTCTGCTCCTCCCAGGGACGGAGAGACACGATATAGTGGATACTGCACGATGCGCTCCAAACCGCCTATG GGTTCGTTTGACAGTAAGAAGCATCACGATTGGTCCAGCTTCAACACCCTGCACCTGCGTATCCGTGGTGACGGGCGACCATGGATGATAAACGTCGGGGCGGAGACCTACTTCTCACACCAGAAGGACGACATGTACAGCTACTTCCTGTACACACGGGGAGGACCTTACTGGCAAGATGTCAAG ATTCCATTCTCAAAATTCTTCCTCTCTAGTCGTGGGAGGATACAAGATGATCAGCATCCTCTCTGGTTGGACAAG GTTAACACCATTGGAATAACGTTGGGTGATAAGGCAGACGGTCCATTTCAACTAGAGATTGATTTTGTTGCTGTGTGTAACGACCGTGCACACACAGAGGAGTTTGCATACGAGGTATACAAGAGAAACCCTGAAGTCTGA
- the LOC106593613 gene encoding RNA polymerase-associated protein RTF1 homolog isoform X2 translates to MVNVKKRKGRVVIDSDSEDSASDDNLDQELLSLATKRKRVDSDDQQDDQPVSKPAASSDSETSDSDDEWTAGGPKVKKKVKPGKPTTTEKKKEVAKKRVHKAASSGSSGGDSSADSSAPEEGEVSDSESNTSASSSDSSSEDDVFRDGYGEDLMGDEEDRARLEQMTEKEREQELFNRIEKREVLKRRFEIKKKLKTAKKKEKEEKKKKDEEEQKKRSSGHHEDRTHQDLQVTSHNKERRTKRDEKLDKKSQAMEELKAEREKKKTRTAELLAKRQPLKTSEVYSDDEEEEEEEEEDKSSVKSDRSSRSSSYSEDEEKEETPPKSQPVSLPDELNRIRLSRHKLERWCHMPFFQKTVSGCFVRIGIGNSSSKPVYRVAEIVDVVETAKVYQLGTTRTNKGLQLQHGGDTRVFRLEFVSNQEFTENEFMKWKEAMIIASMQVPTLDEINKKEQAIKEACNYKFNDKDIEDIVKEKDRFRKAPSNYAMKKTSLLKDKAMAEESGEGDRAKEIQDQLNELEERAEHLDRQRTKNISAISYINQRNRSWNIVESEKALVAEGQNAKMQMDPFTRRQCKPTMVSNARDPSVHAAILQHLNEKYGEGSGKEMDLEFEMGRGAGQAALKVIDPTKNTSDLSEDLFKVHDFDVKIDLQVPNAEAKSLSVSANTLAVKDGAPRRSLNLEDYKKRRGLI, encoded by the exons atgGTGAACGTAAAGAAACGGAAAGGTCGAGTCGTTATCGACTCTGACTCTGAAGACAGCGCTAGCGATGATAATTTAGATCAG GAGCTTCTGTCTCTGGCCACCAAGAGGAAGAGGGTGGACTCGGATGACCAGCAGGACGACCAGCCAGTCAGCAAGCCTGCAGCCTCATCAGACTCTGAGACATCAGACAGTGACGATGAG TGGACGGCCGGTGGTCCTAAAGTCAAGAAGAAAGTTAAGCCGGGGAAACCGACAAcaacagagaagaagaaagaggtgGCGAAGAAGAGAGTTCATAAAGCTGCATCGTCCGGTAGTTCTGGTGGAGACAGTTCAGCTGACAGTTCTGCCCCCGAGGAGG GTGAGGTGTCTGACTCCGAGAGCAACACCTCTGCCTCCAGCTCAGACTCCTCGTCGGAGGACGATGTGTTCAGGGACGGCTATGGAGAGGACCTGATGGGAGACGAGGAGGACAGGGCTCGCCTGGAGCAGATgactgagaaggagagggagcaggAGCTCTTCAACAGGATAGAGAAGAGGGAGGTGCTCAAGAGGAG ATTTGAAATTAAAAAGAAACTGAAGACGGCgaagaagaaggagaaagaggagaagaagaagaaggacgaGGAAGAACAGAAGAAGAGATCATCCGGTCATCATGAAGACCGGACTCATCAGGACCTGCAG GTTACGTCTCACAACAAGGAGAGGAGAACTAAACGGGATGAGAAGCTGGATAAAAAGTCTCAGGCCATGGAGGAactgaaagcagagagagagaagaagaaaaccaGAACAGCGGAGCTCCTGGCGAAACGGCAGCCCCTGAAGACCAGCGAGGTGTACTCCgacgatgaggaggaggaggaggaggaggaggaggacaaatCCTCAGTAAAGAGCGATCGCAGTTCACGCTCTTCATCTTATTCCGAAGACGAAGA GAAAGAGGAGACGCCACCAAAATCTCAGCCCGTGTCACTGCCAGACGAGCTGAACCGGATCCGTCTGTCCCGACACAAACTGGAGCGCTGGTGCCACATGCCGTTCTTCCAGAAGACTGTCAGCGGCTGCTTTGTACGGATAGGCATCGGAAACAGTAGTAGCAAACCGGTTTACAGG GTGGCTGAAATAGTTGACGTGGTAGAGACGGCTAAAGTGTACCAGTTGGGAACGACCCGGACGAACAAAGGACTACAGTTACA gcATGGTGGTGACACCCGAGTCTTCAGACTGGAGTTTGTGTCCAATCAGGAGTTCACAGAAAACGAGTTCATGAAGTGGAAGGAGGCA ATGATCATAGCCAGTATGCAGGTCCCAACTCTAGATGAGATCAATAAGAAAGAGCAGGCCATCAAAGAGGCCTGTAACTACAAATTCAACGACAAAGACATCGAGGAT ATTGtcaaagagaaagacagattCAGAAAGGCTCCTTCCAACTACGCCATGAAGAAAACGTCACTACTCAAAGATAAG GCCATGGCTGAGGAGAGTGGAGAAGGAGACCGAGCCAAAGAGATCCAGGACCAGCTGAATGAGTTGGAGGAGAGGGCCGAGCacctggacagacagaggacaaAAAACATCTCTGCCATCAG CTACATCAACCAGAGGAATCGTAGCTGGAACATTGTGGAGTCTGAGAAGGCTCTTGTC GCTGAAGGACAGAATGCCAAGATGCAGATGGACCCGTTTACTAGACGGCAGTGCAAACCCACCATGGTGTCTAac GCCAGAGACCCTTCAGTCCATGCAGCTATCCTCCAACACCTCAATGAGAAGTACGGAGAAGGGTCGGGCAAAGAGATGGACTTGGAGTTTGAGATGGGCAGGGGAGCGGGACAGGCTGCTCTGAAAGTCATCGACCCTACTAAGAACACCAGCGACCTATCAGAGGACCTCTTTAAAGTCCACGACTTTGACGTCAAGATTGACCTACAGGTTCCCAATGCAG AAGCCAAGTCTCTGTCGGTGAGCGCCAACACCCTGGCAGTAAAAGACGGTGCTCCACGCAGATCTCTCAACCTGGAGGACTACAAGAAGAGGAGGGGCTTGATCTAA
- the LOC106593613 gene encoding RNA polymerase-associated protein RTF1 homolog isoform X1 translates to MVNVKKRKGRVVIDSDSEDSASDDNLDQELLSLATKRKRVDSDDQQDDQPVSKPAASSDSETSDSDDEWTAGGPKVKKKVKPGKPTTTEKKKEVAKKRVHKAASSGSSGGDSSADSSAPEEGEVSDSESNTSASSSDSSSEDDVFRDGYGEDLMGDEEDRARLEQMTEKEREQELFNRIEKREVLKRRFEIKKKLKTAKKKEKEEKKKKDEEEQKKRSSGHHEDRTHQDLQVVTSHNKERRTKRDEKLDKKSQAMEELKAEREKKKTRTAELLAKRQPLKTSEVYSDDEEEEEEEEEDKSSVKSDRSSRSSSYSEDEEKEETPPKSQPVSLPDELNRIRLSRHKLERWCHMPFFQKTVSGCFVRIGIGNSSSKPVYRVAEIVDVVETAKVYQLGTTRTNKGLQLQHGGDTRVFRLEFVSNQEFTENEFMKWKEAMIIASMQVPTLDEINKKEQAIKEACNYKFNDKDIEDIVKEKDRFRKAPSNYAMKKTSLLKDKAMAEESGEGDRAKEIQDQLNELEERAEHLDRQRTKNISAISYINQRNRSWNIVESEKALVAEGQNAKMQMDPFTRRQCKPTMVSNARDPSVHAAILQHLNEKYGEGSGKEMDLEFEMGRGAGQAALKVIDPTKNTSDLSEDLFKVHDFDVKIDLQVPNAEAKSLSVSANTLAVKDGAPRRSLNLEDYKKRRGLI, encoded by the exons atgGTGAACGTAAAGAAACGGAAAGGTCGAGTCGTTATCGACTCTGACTCTGAAGACAGCGCTAGCGATGATAATTTAGATCAG GAGCTTCTGTCTCTGGCCACCAAGAGGAAGAGGGTGGACTCGGATGACCAGCAGGACGACCAGCCAGTCAGCAAGCCTGCAGCCTCATCAGACTCTGAGACATCAGACAGTGACGATGAG TGGACGGCCGGTGGTCCTAAAGTCAAGAAGAAAGTTAAGCCGGGGAAACCGACAAcaacagagaagaagaaagaggtgGCGAAGAAGAGAGTTCATAAAGCTGCATCGTCCGGTAGTTCTGGTGGAGACAGTTCAGCTGACAGTTCTGCCCCCGAGGAGG GTGAGGTGTCTGACTCCGAGAGCAACACCTCTGCCTCCAGCTCAGACTCCTCGTCGGAGGACGATGTGTTCAGGGACGGCTATGGAGAGGACCTGATGGGAGACGAGGAGGACAGGGCTCGCCTGGAGCAGATgactgagaaggagagggagcaggAGCTCTTCAACAGGATAGAGAAGAGGGAGGTGCTCAAGAGGAG ATTTGAAATTAAAAAGAAACTGAAGACGGCgaagaagaaggagaaagaggagaagaagaagaaggacgaGGAAGAACAGAAGAAGAGATCATCCGGTCATCATGAAGACCGGACTCATCAGGACCTGCAGGTG GTTACGTCTCACAACAAGGAGAGGAGAACTAAACGGGATGAGAAGCTGGATAAAAAGTCTCAGGCCATGGAGGAactgaaagcagagagagagaagaagaaaaccaGAACAGCGGAGCTCCTGGCGAAACGGCAGCCCCTGAAGACCAGCGAGGTGTACTCCgacgatgaggaggaggaggaggaggaggaggaggacaaatCCTCAGTAAAGAGCGATCGCAGTTCACGCTCTTCATCTTATTCCGAAGACGAAGA GAAAGAGGAGACGCCACCAAAATCTCAGCCCGTGTCACTGCCAGACGAGCTGAACCGGATCCGTCTGTCCCGACACAAACTGGAGCGCTGGTGCCACATGCCGTTCTTCCAGAAGACTGTCAGCGGCTGCTTTGTACGGATAGGCATCGGAAACAGTAGTAGCAAACCGGTTTACAGG GTGGCTGAAATAGTTGACGTGGTAGAGACGGCTAAAGTGTACCAGTTGGGAACGACCCGGACGAACAAAGGACTACAGTTACA gcATGGTGGTGACACCCGAGTCTTCAGACTGGAGTTTGTGTCCAATCAGGAGTTCACAGAAAACGAGTTCATGAAGTGGAAGGAGGCA ATGATCATAGCCAGTATGCAGGTCCCAACTCTAGATGAGATCAATAAGAAAGAGCAGGCCATCAAAGAGGCCTGTAACTACAAATTCAACGACAAAGACATCGAGGAT ATTGtcaaagagaaagacagattCAGAAAGGCTCCTTCCAACTACGCCATGAAGAAAACGTCACTACTCAAAGATAAG GCCATGGCTGAGGAGAGTGGAGAAGGAGACCGAGCCAAAGAGATCCAGGACCAGCTGAATGAGTTGGAGGAGAGGGCCGAGCacctggacagacagaggacaaAAAACATCTCTGCCATCAG CTACATCAACCAGAGGAATCGTAGCTGGAACATTGTGGAGTCTGAGAAGGCTCTTGTC GCTGAAGGACAGAATGCCAAGATGCAGATGGACCCGTTTACTAGACGGCAGTGCAAACCCACCATGGTGTCTAac GCCAGAGACCCTTCAGTCCATGCAGCTATCCTCCAACACCTCAATGAGAAGTACGGAGAAGGGTCGGGCAAAGAGATGGACTTGGAGTTTGAGATGGGCAGGGGAGCGGGACAGGCTGCTCTGAAAGTCATCGACCCTACTAAGAACACCAGCGACCTATCAGAGGACCTCTTTAAAGTCCACGACTTTGACGTCAAGATTGACCTACAGGTTCCCAATGCAG AAGCCAAGTCTCTGTCGGTGAGCGCCAACACCCTGGCAGTAAAAGACGGTGCTCCACGCAGATCTCTCAACCTGGAGGACTACAAGAAGAGGAGGGGCTTGATCTAA